A stretch of the Streptomyces sp. WMMB303 genome encodes the following:
- a CDS encoding TauD/TfdA family dioxygenase, translating into MSITTPDQTPEQAPEQTAPLRDARVPEGGLYEGVRILRPFAEDWEERPYELIEVVPQTRVIGAEIRGADLSRPLSPALRAELNRALLEWKVLFFRGAGLTPEQQADFARNWGDLETNPLLARGSSDEIVRFDKGAAARPTYENVWHTDVTFRERPALGAVLQLREVPPLGGHTMWADMAAAYDNLPTRIRERIDGATAVHDFIPGFARFTSAERLAELQEEFPPVEHPVVRTHPETGRRMLFVNTSFTTHIVGMEREESDRLLAELVRQAHVPEYQVRFAWQPGDIAFWDNRATQHYALFDYAPHRRVAERVAIVGDRPF; encoded by the coding sequence ATGAGTATCACCACCCCCGACCAGACTCCCGAGCAGGCTCCGGAGCAGACCGCACCCCTGCGTGACGCCCGCGTCCCCGAAGGGGGCCTCTACGAAGGTGTGCGCATTCTGCGGCCCTTCGCCGAGGACTGGGAGGAGCGGCCCTACGAGCTGATCGAGGTCGTGCCGCAGACCCGCGTCATCGGCGCGGAGATCCGCGGTGCCGACCTGTCCCGTCCGCTGAGCCCCGCGCTGCGCGCGGAGCTGAACCGGGCGCTGCTGGAGTGGAAGGTCCTCTTCTTCCGCGGCGCGGGCCTCACCCCCGAGCAGCAGGCCGACTTCGCCCGGAACTGGGGCGACCTGGAGACCAATCCGCTGCTGGCCCGCGGGTCCAGCGACGAGATCGTCCGGTTCGACAAGGGGGCGGCGGCGCGGCCCACGTACGAGAACGTGTGGCACACCGACGTCACCTTCCGGGAGCGCCCGGCCCTGGGCGCGGTGCTCCAGCTGCGCGAGGTGCCGCCGCTGGGCGGGCACACCATGTGGGCGGACATGGCCGCGGCCTACGACAACCTGCCCACCCGGATCCGGGAGCGGATCGACGGGGCCACCGCGGTGCACGACTTCATCCCCGGGTTCGCGCGGTTCACCTCGGCGGAGCGGCTGGCCGAGCTCCAGGAGGAGTTCCCGCCGGTCGAGCACCCGGTGGTGCGCACCCACCCGGAGACCGGCCGCCGGATGCTGTTCGTGAACACCTCGTTCACCACCCACATCGTGGGGATGGAGCGCGAGGAGAGCGACCGGCTGCTGGCCGAACTGGTCCGGCAGGCGCACGTTCCGGAGTACCAGGTGCGCTTCGCCTGGCAGCCCGGTGACATCGCGTTCTGGGACAACCGGGCGACCCAGCACTACGCCCTGTTCGACTACGCGCCGCACCGCCGGGTCGCCGAGCGGGTGGCGATCGTCGGCGACCGGCCGTTCTGA
- a CDS encoding methyltransferase domain-containing protein, which yields MRWQEHAATLADRAAHRTSPWAVHIADLPRHEFVPRWWKRDPEGWTLQDGSAEPDAWLNEAYRDASLVTSVAGRHADRAAPGDRPQGAPTSSATLPSLLVRMYELARIDDSDSVLDVGTGSGYGTALLARRLAPDQVTSVDVDPYLVEAARDRLARLGLAPTVLDTDATGRLPVEDSSADRLVATVSVRPVPASWLRALCTGGRLVSTLTGTSLIVTAEKDDDGGATGRVEWDRASFMRARHGAHHPDDVRALLDKAAEHDGDEVTRGPYPVVDVANAWDLDSMLSLTTPGIQHEFHQEGELRTALMAHADGSWARASALGADRPTVHQGGPRRLWDALEECRAYWLTHGELPVRGARAFIRPDGTTLLARGKWHVKLT from the coding sequence ATGAGGTGGCAGGAGCACGCCGCTACGCTCGCGGACCGGGCCGCCCACCGCACCTCTCCGTGGGCCGTGCACATCGCCGACCTGCCCCGGCACGAGTTCGTCCCCCGGTGGTGGAAACGCGACCCCGAGGGGTGGACGCTCCAGGACGGGTCCGCCGAGCCGGACGCCTGGCTGAATGAGGCATACCGGGATGCGTCGCTCGTGACCAGCGTGGCCGGCAGGCACGCCGACCGCGCCGCCCCCGGCGACCGGCCGCAGGGCGCGCCCACCTCCTCGGCCACCCTGCCCTCGCTGCTGGTGCGCATGTACGAACTCGCCCGTATCGACGACAGCGACAGCGTGCTCGACGTGGGGACCGGCAGCGGCTACGGAACCGCGCTCCTGGCCCGCCGCCTGGCCCCCGACCAGGTGACAAGCGTCGACGTCGACCCGTATCTCGTGGAGGCTGCACGGGATCGCCTGGCTCGCCTCGGCCTCGCCCCGACAGTCCTCGACACGGACGCCACCGGCCGCCTGCCCGTCGAGGACAGTTCAGCCGATCGGCTGGTCGCCACGGTGAGCGTGCGCCCGGTCCCCGCATCGTGGCTGCGCGCGCTCTGCACCGGCGGACGGCTCGTCAGCACTCTCACCGGTACCTCCCTGATCGTCACCGCGGAGAAGGATGACGACGGAGGAGCCACCGGCCGCGTCGAGTGGGACCGCGCCAGCTTCATGCGGGCCCGCCACGGCGCCCACCACCCCGACGACGTACGCGCCCTGCTCGACAAGGCCGCCGAGCACGACGGCGACGAGGTGACCCGCGGACCGTACCCGGTCGTCGACGTGGCCAACGCGTGGGACCTCGACTCCATGCTCAGCCTCACCACTCCCGGAATCCAGCACGAGTTCCACCAGGAGGGCGAACTGCGAACCGCCCTGATGGCGCACGCGGACGGTTCCTGGGCCCGGGCGTCCGCCCTCGGCGCCGACCGGCCCACCGTGCACCAAGGCGGGCCCCGCCGCCTGTGGGACGCGCTCGAAGAGTGCCGCGCCTACTGGCTCACACACGGCGAACTGCCCGTGCGCGGCGCCCGGGCGTTCATCCGGCCGGACGGGACGACGCTCCTCGCCCGCGGGAAGTGGCACGTCAAACTGACCTGA
- a CDS encoding DUF397 domain-containing protein, with the protein MNTTDTLAWRKSSYSNGQSACVELAPTADGVAARDSKCTGGPVLTFGVEQWATFVAGVADRRLDR; encoded by the coding sequence ATGAACACCACTGACACTTTGGCCTGGCGCAAGTCCAGTTACAGCAACGGGCAAAGCGCATGCGTTGAGCTGGCGCCCACCGCCGATGGCGTAGCCGCTCGTGACAGTAAGTGCACCGGCGGACCGGTTCTCACCTTCGGTGTGGAGCAGTGGGCCACCTTCGTGGCGGGCGTCGCTGACCGCCGGCTCGACCGGTAG
- a CDS encoding IS30 family transposase, which produces MGAVERHKQVRAYRGLMPSPGRPSVAWREDRVRFWTEIARGAKTEVACSAAGVSGPVGFRWFRHAGGVNPCLPDEVSGRYLSFREREDIAVWHAQGAGVRETARRLGRAPSTVSRELRRNASTRTYTLDYRASTAQWHAERRARRPKTAKLVDNPRLRVYVQARLSGDVTDAGGNRVGPEGPAWKGRNKPHRGDRGWVTAWSPEQIARRLPIEFPNDEDMRISHEAIYQALYVEGRGALKRELVACLRTGRALRVPRARGRQKAWAHVTDKVLLSERPAEAEDRAVPGHWEGDLIIGLKRSAIGTLVERTTRFTMLVHLPREEGYGVIPRTKNGPALAGYGAITMKDALARTMTTLPEQLLRSLTWDRGKELSAHAAFTVETGIPVYFADPHSPWQRGTNENTNGLLRQYFPKGTDLSRWNSEELQAVAAVFNNRPRKTLGWRTPAEVFTKQLRSLPPVNVATTD; this is translated from the coding sequence ATGGGTGCTGTGGAACGGCACAAGCAGGTTCGTGCGTACCGGGGGTTGATGCCGTCGCCGGGCAGGCCGTCGGTGGCCTGGCGTGAGGACAGGGTCAGGTTCTGGACGGAGATTGCTCGGGGTGCCAAGACCGAGGTTGCGTGCAGTGCTGCGGGGGTGTCCGGGCCGGTGGGGTTCCGCTGGTTCCGGCACGCTGGCGGCGTGAATCCGTGTCTTCCTGATGAAGTGTCCGGGCGCTACCTGTCGTTTCGAGAACGGGAGGACATCGCTGTCTGGCATGCCCAGGGCGCCGGCGTCCGCGAGACCGCCCGCAGGCTCGGACGGGCGCCGTCGACTGTCTCCCGTGAGCTACGGCGCAATGCCTCCACTCGGACCTACACGCTGGACTACCGGGCCTCGACCGCGCAGTGGCACGCTGAACGCCGGGCCCGGCGCCCGAAGACAGCCAAGCTCGTGGACAATCCAAGACTGCGAGTCTATGTCCAGGCCCGTCTGTCAGGGGACGTCACCGACGCCGGAGGCAACCGTGTCGGCCCCGAGGGCCCGGCCTGGAAGGGGCGCAACAAACCGCACCGCGGGGACAGAGGCTGGGTGACAGCATGGAGCCCGGAGCAGATAGCGCGACGCCTACCCATCGAGTTCCCCAACGACGAGGACATGCGCATCAGCCACGAGGCGATCTACCAGGCGCTCTACGTCGAGGGACGTGGCGCGCTGAAACGCGAGCTGGTGGCCTGTCTGCGCACCGGACGGGCGCTGCGTGTTCCCCGGGCTCGCGGCCGGCAGAAGGCGTGGGCCCACGTCACCGACAAGGTCCTCCTCAGCGAGCGTCCCGCCGAGGCCGAGGACCGCGCCGTTCCCGGGCACTGGGAGGGCGACCTCATCATCGGGCTGAAACGCTCGGCAATCGGAACCCTCGTCGAGCGCACCACCAGGTTCACCATGCTGGTCCACCTGCCGCGCGAGGAGGGCTACGGCGTGATCCCGCGCACGAAGAACGGCCCTGCCCTGGCCGGATACGGCGCCATCACGATGAAGGATGCCTTGGCCAGGACGATGACCACGCTGCCTGAGCAGCTCCTGCGGTCCCTCACCTGGGACCGCGGAAAGGAGTTGTCCGCGCACGCCGCCTTCACGGTCGAGACCGGCATCCCTGTCTACTTCGCCGACCCACACAGCCCCTGGCAACGCGGGACCAACGAGAACACCAACGGCCTGCTGCGTCAGTACTTCCCCAAGGGCACCGACTTGTCCCGCTGGAACAGCGAAGAACTCCAGGCCGTCGCGGCCGTCTTCAACAACCGACCCCGGAAGACCCTCGGGTGGCGAACCCCGGCTGAAGTGTTTACCAAGCAGCTACGATCGCTCCCACCAGTCAACGTTGCGACGACCGATTGA
- a CDS encoding radical SAM/SPASM domain-containing protein: MPAALPGLESVELEITGTCNAACLHCCTGSSPQTPQGIMSREDWQRTISDVAELGIPMVQFIGGEPTLAPYLPQFIGQALDAGLGVEVYSNLTHVRPSLWRQFEREGVCLATSYYTDDSAEHDRITQTRGGLDRVRANIGEAVQRGIPMRAGIVEVIDGQRVHQAAAELRRMGIQRIRIDRARKVGRAAEHAATEPTADELCGRCFRQRVSVSPDGAVSGCILSRFMVAGNVREQRLADILHSDRWAQDGFN; this comes from the coding sequence ATGCCCGCAGCACTTCCCGGCCTCGAATCCGTCGAGCTGGAGATCACCGGCACCTGCAACGCCGCGTGCCTGCACTGCTGTACTGGCAGCAGTCCCCAGACCCCGCAGGGCATCATGAGCCGCGAGGACTGGCAGCGCACCATCTCGGACGTGGCCGAGTTGGGTATCCCGATGGTGCAGTTCATCGGGGGCGAACCGACGCTCGCGCCATACCTGCCGCAGTTCATCGGCCAGGCTCTCGACGCCGGGCTCGGTGTCGAGGTGTACTCGAACCTCACGCACGTCCGCCCCTCCCTGTGGCGGCAGTTCGAGCGCGAAGGGGTGTGTCTGGCCACGTCCTACTACACCGATGACAGCGCCGAGCACGACAGGATCACGCAGACCCGCGGCGGTCTCGACCGCGTCCGCGCCAACATCGGCGAGGCCGTACAGCGGGGTATCCCGATGCGCGCCGGCATCGTCGAGGTCATCGACGGGCAGCGCGTCCACCAGGCCGCCGCCGAACTGCGTCGCATGGGCATCCAGCGCATTCGGATCGACCGGGCTCGGAAGGTGGGCCGCGCCGCTGAGCACGCCGCGACCGAGCCGACCGCCGACGAGCTGTGCGGACGATGCTTCCGCCAGCGCGTCAGCGTCTCCCCCGACGGCGCGGTATCCGGCTGCATCCTGTCCCGCTTCATGGTCGCCGGCAACGTCCGCGAGCAGCGGCTCGCCGACATCCTGCACAGCGACCGATGGGCACAGGACGGATTCAACTGA
- a CDS encoding AMP-dependent synthetase/ligase: MQPVQLVEPYKKVEDGRVREVSVPPLAPRVTAGSLADIPFTNAAEAPEEPVLSRKARDGTWQDMTARELAAEVLAMAKGLIALGLRPGDRLAIMARTTYEWTLTDFAAWAAGLVTVPVYPTSSALQARHILQDSQARACFVEDVEQTRMLSAERGNLPGLEHLWQFSSGAVGHVVDAGRELPDELVAQRRAQLGPQSIATFIYTSGTTGPPKGCVLTHGNFFAEVDNAVELLYPVFRGEQSEPASTLLFLPLSHVFGRMVAIGCLRARVRLGHAPSLKTEDLLPDLASFAPTFLLGIPYVLEKIYNTGRATAERMGRASSFDRGARIAQRYGEAVEAQEHGFGGGPGFGLRAARGLYDTLIYRRIRSALGGRCRYVICGGSPLGHRLAAFFEGAGVTVYEGYGLTETAAATTATPPLKPRLGTVGWPLPGTALRIADDGEVLIKGDHVFGGYWEARTGSVLPHRDAEGWLPTGDLGALDSEGYLSITGRKKDLIITSAGKNLAPAPLEDWLRAHPLISQCLVIGDNRPYVTALVTLEPDGLAHWCRMHRKERLSMAELAVDGDLLRNLQQAVDEANSLVSRAESIRRFVVLPHDFTEEEGHLTPSMKLRRAAIVRDFATEIDTLYPR, encoded by the coding sequence ATGCAACCGGTGCAACTGGTCGAGCCGTACAAGAAGGTGGAGGACGGCAGGGTCCGCGAGGTCTCCGTTCCGCCGCTGGCGCCGCGGGTGACCGCCGGCTCGCTGGCCGACATCCCCTTCACCAACGCCGCCGAGGCCCCCGAGGAGCCCGTGCTCAGCCGCAAGGCCCGGGACGGCACCTGGCAGGACATGACGGCCCGCGAACTCGCCGCCGAGGTACTGGCGATGGCCAAGGGCCTGATCGCGCTGGGCCTGCGGCCGGGCGACCGGCTGGCCATCATGGCCCGCACCACCTACGAGTGGACCCTCACGGACTTCGCCGCCTGGGCGGCGGGCCTGGTCACGGTGCCGGTCTACCCCACTTCCTCGGCGCTCCAGGCGCGGCACATCCTGCAGGACTCGCAGGCGCGGGCCTGCTTCGTGGAGGACGTCGAGCAGACCCGGATGCTCAGCGCCGAGCGCGGCAACCTGCCGGGCCTGGAGCATCTGTGGCAGTTCAGTTCCGGCGCCGTGGGCCATGTGGTGGACGCGGGCCGGGAGCTGCCGGACGAGCTGGTCGCCCAGCGGCGGGCGCAGTTGGGTCCGCAGAGCATCGCGACGTTCATCTACACCTCGGGTACGACGGGCCCGCCCAAGGGCTGCGTGCTCACGCACGGGAATTTCTTCGCCGAGGTCGACAACGCGGTCGAGCTGCTGTACCCGGTCTTCCGCGGTGAGCAGTCCGAACCGGCCTCGACGCTGCTGTTCCTGCCGCTGTCGCACGTGTTCGGCAGGATGGTGGCCATCGGCTGCCTGCGGGCGCGCGTGCGGCTCGGGCACGCGCCGAGTCTGAAGACAGAGGATCTGCTCCCGGATCTGGCGAGCTTCGCGCCGACGTTCCTGCTGGGCATCCCGTACGTGCTGGAGAAGATCTACAACACCGGCCGGGCGACCGCGGAGCGGATGGGCCGGGCCTCCTCGTTCGACCGCGGGGCGCGGATCGCGCAGCGGTACGGGGAGGCCGTCGAGGCGCAGGAGCACGGCTTCGGCGGCGGCCCCGGGTTCGGGCTGCGGGCCGCGCGCGGACTGTACGACACGCTGATCTACCGCCGGATCCGGTCGGCGCTGGGCGGCCGGTGCCGGTACGTCATCTGCGGCGGCTCCCCGCTCGGACACCGGCTCGCGGCGTTCTTCGAGGGCGCGGGCGTCACCGTCTACGAGGGATACGGGCTGACGGAGACGGCCGCGGCGACGACCGCCACACCGCCGCTCAAACCCCGGCTGGGCACGGTGGGCTGGCCGCTGCCGGGCACCGCGCTGCGGATCGCGGACGACGGCGAGGTGCTGATCAAGGGCGACCATGTGTTCGGCGGCTACTGGGAAGCCCGTACCGGGAGCGTGCTCCCGCACCGGGACGCGGAGGGGTGGCTGCCCACCGGCGACCTGGGCGCGCTCGACTCGGAGGGGTATCTGAGCATCACCGGGCGCAAGAAGGACCTCATCATCACTTCGGCGGGCAAGAATCTGGCCCCGGCTCCGCTGGAGGACTGGCTGCGCGCGCATCCGCTGATCAGCCAGTGCCTGGTGATCGGCGACAACCGGCCGTATGTGACGGCGCTGGTGACGCTGGAGCCGGACGGGCTCGCACACTGGTGCCGGATGCACCGCAAGGAGCGGCTGAGCATGGCCGAGCTGGCGGTGGACGGGGACCTGCTGCGCAATCTCCAGCAGGCCGTGGACGAGGCCAACTCGCTGGTCTCACGGGCCGAGTCGATCCGCAGGTTCGTCGTGCTGCCGCACGACTTCACCGAGGAGGAAGGGCATCTGACCCCGTCCATGAAGCTGCGGCGGGCGGCGATCGTGCGGGACTTCGCCACCGAGATCGACACGCTGTACCCGCGCTGA
- a CDS encoding helix-turn-helix transcriptional regulator, whose product MPERSTGSTVPRRQLGRYLRDLRNQARFTVRAAAHELEWSEAKMWRIETGQTSLRSHDAETMCKVYGASPDITKALMGLAKETKARGWWHSYGDVIPERFDIFIGLEEAAARIDWYESELVPGLLQTDDYARMIISTDNPDDDEEEITRRVNLRIARQALLTRRSAAPTLRIVLNEAVVRRPVGGHHQMAEQLRHLLHASELPTVTLRVVPFSAGLHRGVMSGQFGILRFPQTGDGTDTEPPTVYADGFTGDLYLDKPDEVARYDTAFDDIWKRSLTEEATRRLLMEVAEQYEHH is encoded by the coding sequence ATGCCGGAGAGGTCAACAGGCAGCACGGTGCCGCGGCGGCAACTGGGGCGGTACCTCCGCGATCTGAGGAACCAAGCGAGGTTCACCGTGCGCGCCGCCGCACATGAGCTGGAGTGGTCCGAAGCGAAGATGTGGCGGATCGAGACCGGTCAGACGTCACTCCGCAGCCACGACGCGGAGACGATGTGCAAGGTGTACGGCGCCTCGCCCGACATCACCAAAGCGCTCATGGGGCTCGCGAAAGAGACCAAGGCGCGCGGGTGGTGGCACAGCTACGGCGACGTGATCCCGGAGCGCTTCGACATCTTCATCGGTCTGGAGGAAGCCGCCGCCCGCATCGACTGGTATGAGAGCGAACTCGTACCCGGACTCCTGCAGACCGACGACTACGCTCGCATGATCATCAGCACGGACAACCCCGACGATGACGAGGAGGAGATCACCCGCCGTGTGAACCTGCGGATCGCGCGGCAGGCCTTGCTGACACGTCGCTCGGCAGCCCCGACACTGCGCATCGTTCTCAACGAGGCAGTAGTACGGCGCCCCGTAGGCGGGCATCACCAAATGGCGGAGCAGCTCCGCCACCTGTTGCACGCCTCCGAACTGCCGACTGTCACACTCCGGGTAGTCCCGTTCAGTGCGGGTCTGCACCGTGGCGTCATGTCAGGGCAGTTCGGGATTTTGCGGTTCCCTCAGACAGGCGACGGCACCGACACAGAGCCGCCGACTGTCTACGCGGACGGCTTCACAGGAGACCTGTATCTCGACAAGCCCGACGAGGTCGCTCGCTACGACACGGCGTTCGACGACATCTGGAAACGTTCACTCACCGAAGAGGCAACACGGCGCCTCTTGATGGAGGTTGCGGAGCAATATGAACACCACTGA